The genomic interval taATCATAAATAACTTTGTACATcactattgaaaaaaaaaaaaaaaaaaaaactattctaGATaccaaaacaataaaataatatcaaaatatctgtTTTAAGGATATATTTTAGACTTGTCCTAAACTTTTATGTCTAAATTTTAGAAAGTAGGTATCTTAGGTTAGATAGTAAGtttatgtatgttttttttttctgcaaagtaagtttatatttagttaGAGAAATCTCTAAGTGACATACAGAAAAGTTTGACCCTGTGTAGGCCAAACTTTCAACAATATTATTATGCATACTGAAtcaaggagagagagagagaacataTTAATGAATCTGGCTACTGATAATAATGCTAAGGCCATGGAATCGAAGGTAGCTGTAGGAAATTCTTCTTTCCAAATTTAAGATAAGCAACCCACCACTGAATGATTTTTAGAACAGAGATGCATTATTAGTGAAGTTGGCTAATATTTTGGGTGGGATTATTAGGATACAAACGATAAAATGGAATCAGAGGTATGAGAAAGAAGGCTATGGTAAGAGTGTCTGTTCATGGTGAGATGAGAGGTTAATCTTTTCAGAGAGTGTCTGTTCTTGGTGagatgagagagagagtgagaggcTGTGAGTTGGGTTGAGAGTGCTGTGAGATGAGAGTGTGAGTGCCGAGAGGCTGCTAgatgagagtgagagagagtgtCTGTGAGTTAAGTTGAGATTGCTCTGATATGAGAGTGAAAGTGTGAGAGTGTCCGTTTATGGTGGTGGTTCAGCTGTGGTTCGACCTTTGTGCTTCATTCATCTCCGTACGCCCTCTTCTTGTCGTCCGATTGGGAACGAGCACGGCAGTGGCTTGGCTACTACGGCGACAGCGATGCTGTCTGCGGGAAGGCGTACGGGGTCTCGTTCTTACGTTGGCGAGGAGAAACGGGCCGTTTGGTCCCCCGAGATACCCTTTGGCACGCCTGCTGCCATGGTTGCCTCTTCTGGTATGTTGACTAATGATGACTCGTCTGTGATGGTAAAAGAAGGTCCTGCTATTTCTCATTTTAACAAGGAtagtttgaattttaaaattccatGTGCCAATGAAGAGTCCTCACGTGCCAAAGTTAATGAGTTTATTAAGGAAAAAACAAGGCCTTGGTTAGCAATAGTGGGCCGTGTATGACCATTGGGCCTAGACAGTTTTTAAATTCTTATTCAGCTTGTGGGACCGCCCCTTCTTTGTTGAACAAATTGAGAGAGCAAGGAAAAGGTCAAGTTGTGAGCCCATTTCTTTCTATTGGGCCGTTAGCCAAGGAAAAGGAAAAGGGGCTGGttatttgtaaaaataataatggaATTTTTGGTGATGGACCACCCAAGACTCTTTCTAATGAGAGCTTTATTTGTGGGCAAGAGGTTAAATTTCACCATGATGAAAAATTAGCtttgtctaatttttttcaaactcAGGATACCCTTTTGCAAGAGCTTAAGAATTTTGGAAGCTTGGATCTATATGAGATTAAAGCCATTGGTGGAGACATTGGAGTTCCAACCATTTCTGAGACTAATGCAAGATCTACTCCGCTCAAAAAGCGAAAGTTTGATGGGGCTTCCACGTCCCTCTGCCCACGGCCTTGGAAGCTTCTTCGGCCCCTTCCTTGGGCTATTCGTGATTTTTCTTGGAACACAGAGAAAAGTAATAATGCTACCAATGTTAAGGAGGACGAGTCCTCTGGGGATATCTCTTTATCCAATAGCGAATCCATCGGCCCGGAAAATTGGTGTACTAAAGGAAAGAATGTGATCTCATCAAGGCCAATGGAGGGGACTTTCGTGGTGGAGGACTCTGGTTCTTTTGGGTCGGCCCATTCTCATACCCCTGTGGAGGAGGTTTTTACTCCTCCACAGGAGCCATGAGAGGTATTGCTTGGAACTGTAGAGGGTTAGGGCACGTGAGTTGAAGTCCCCGATCTCGGTCGCGATCCCCTGATTTCATCTTTCTGACCGAGCTTAAAGTCGATGCTACGGCTTTGGTACGTACTCTTCACTCTatccatttttattttcatattattgtTCCTACTGTGTAGATGCTTGTGGGAGGTATTATTTTGGCTTGGAAAATTGGTTTTGAGCTTGAGTGTATTGCTTACTCCCAAAACCACATATCTGGTATTGTGTATTCGGATCCTCCTTCGCATCCTTGGCTTCTTTCTTGTGTCTATGGTCCCCCGTACTTTCATGCTAAGAGAACTTTCTGGGAAACCTTAATGGAAACTGGGGATAGGTTTGGAGGCCCGTGGCTTATCTTGGGTGACACAAACTTTGTTCTAAGCGACTCTGAGCGTGAAGGGTCTAAAGGCAGAGATCAGTTTGTCCCGGTTATCTCAAGTTTGGTTAATGCCAGGGGTCTCATTAATATGCCTATCCAGGGTGAGAGGTTGACTTGGGACAACCATCGTTCTGGGTCCAACCATGTTAAGTCTGCGCTAGACAAGGGTCTAATTAATGGTGATTGGATGCGTCTTTTTCCGAAGGCTGTTCTCTGCTCCTTCCAAACATCCAACTCGGATCACCGACCGTTGTGTCTGTTCTCTGATGGTCTGGTGGAGAAGACCCGAAGAAGCTTTAAGTTTGAGGAAGCCTGGACTAGGGATGTGCGTAGCAATTTGGTGGTTGATTCTGCGTGGAAATCGGTGGATTTCCCTTGGGCCCCTGCTAGGGTCTTCAAGAAAATTGGGGCTACTCGGGTCGCTCTTATGCATTGGAATAGGTCCCAGTTTGGTAAACTGGATACCCTCATTAGTGATCTGGAAAGAAGGCTTGATCTCATTCAGAGTTTGCCAGTGGGATCTCGACAGTGGGAGACTGAAAGGAATTTGCGCGCTACCCTTAATGAAGCCCGTGTGAGGAAAGAGGTGTATTGGAAACAAAGATCCAGGGTCTCTTGGCTGAAGGAAGGGGACAAATGTTCAAAAATTTTCTTCCTCTCTGCTGCCATAAAAGGTAGGAGGAATGCCATTGACAGCATCCTCAATAAAGACAATGTGTGGATTTCCAAAAGGGAGCTTATTGGGAATGAATTCATGGAGTTCTTCCAAGGCATCTTCACTAGAACGGACAATGGCATTGCTCTTAATTGCAACGATTTAGTCCGGGACTGTTTGTCTTCGGAAGACCAAGCCGATCTTATTAGAAGACCCTCTCTTGAGGAAATTCGAACTACTCTGTTTGCTATGAGTAGTAACAAGGCCCCGGGTCCTGATGGTATGTCTGTTCTTTTCTTTAAACACTACTGGGATTCTGTTGGGTCTGACTTCTGCGAAGCGGTTGTGGATTTCTTTCAAACAGGGCGTATGCATAAAGGAGTCAATACTACTAACATTGTCCTGATCCCCAAAATTCAAAATCCGAAGAGACCTAATCATTTCCGCCCAATATCTCTCTGCAATGTGGTGTATAAGGTTATTTCTAAGATCATTGCCAATCGGATCAAACCACTATTACCGAAGATTATCTGCCCTACCCAAGCTGCGTTCGTTCCTGGAAGGAATATTCAGGATAATAACGTGATTGCTCAGGAAATAATCCACTCGTTCAATAGGAAAAAAGGCAGAGAGGGATTGTTTGCTATAAAGATTGATCTAATGAAAGCTTATGATAGGTTGAGTTGGGGCTTCCTAGATCATGTGTTGTCCTGTTTTAATGTTCCCCACGAGTTTCGGAATTGGATCCTCCCTCAATATTTGTCTTAATGGGGGACCTGTTGGTAAGATTTTTCCCTCTTGCGGCCTCCGGCAAGGTGACCCCTTATCTCCCTATCTTTTTATCTGGGCGGCTGAAATACTATCTAGGATTCTGGAAAATGCCCAAAATTTGGGGATCATTAAGGGGATCAGCCGAGTAGGGGGCCCTCTTCTTTCTCATATTTTCTTTGCCGATGATCTCATTCTAGTCGGGAAAGCAAACGCGGAGGAGGCCAAGGGTTACTGGGATTGTCTGGAGAAATTCTGCTCTTGGTCGGGACAAAAAGTGAATAAAATGAAGAGCTCAATTTTCTTTAGTAAGAATACTCCTAATAACATGAAGCAGAGGATAAGGGAGATGTTGGGTTTAGGATCGCCAGAGGGTAATGTTAATTATTTGGGGCTTCCTCTTTTCAGATCAAAACAAAAGGATGCAGATTTTAACTTTATTCTGGATAACCTGACGACTAAATTGCATGGTTGGAAAGCAAAAACTCTATCTAAAGCGGGGCGTGCAACTCTTATCAAGTCTGTGGGTCTAGCTCTTCCTCTGTATGCTATGCAAACTACCAAACTTTCTAATAAACTTGCCCGGAAGATTGATGGATTGGTGCGCGATTTCTGGTGGGGTTCTGAGAAGGGTAACAAAGGAATTCACCTAAAAGCCTGGGACAAACTCTGCCTCCCCAAATCCCTAGGGGGTTTGGGCTTCCGAAAATCCAAAGAAATGAACCAAGCTTTCCTCGCTAAGTGGGGGTGGAATCTTCTGACAGGGAACCAGTCTTTATGCTGCCGTATCCTTGAGGCCAAATACCTTAGAGGAAAGTCCTTCCTAGATTGTGTTCCGAAAGCCTCGGACTCGTGGTTTTGGAAGAATGTAACTAAATCAAGAGACGTCATTCGTAAAGGGGCTTGTAAGCGTGTGGCAGATGGCCAGGATACCAACATTTGGTTGGACCCTTGGATTGCGCATCTAAAGGGATTCACTCCCCATTCTAGTGGGCGGGTAGTGAGTAGAGAAACCAAGGTAGCCGAGCTCCTGTTACAGAATGGTGGATGGAATATCCAAAAGCTCCACAGTTTGTTTAATCAAGAAACGATCTCTGCTATCCTGAGTGAGGGTATTCCTGCTGGACGAGGCAAGGATAGCTGGTTCTGGACCTTGGAAAGTAATGGTCGGTTCTCCTGCAAATCAGCCTATTTGGCCCAGACTGTGGATAGTTCGAGCCCTAGAGAGGTTGCTCCCTCTATGTGGAACAAGCTTTGGAATAGTAAAATTCCAGAGAGACTCAAGGTCCTTTGGTGGTGTATTCTGTCCAAGGCTCTCCCAGTTCGATCCGTGCTAGGTAGAAGGTTTCCTATTGAGGATGAGAGTTGCCCCCTGTGCGGAACAGAAAGTGAAACTATGGAGCATTTATTTCTCTCTTGTAATGTTGCCTTTCACCTATGGCGGTCATCTCCTTGGGGTATCTTCCCTATATGTGACGCTGGTATAAGAATGTGGGATTGGGTTAAGTTCTTATGGGATCTCAAAAACAAAGGAATTAATGAGCAGGAGACCTTTTTATATGCTTCGATCATCATTGACACAATCTGGCGGACTCGGAATGAAAAGGTACATAATAATAGTCCGGTGGATATCTTTAAATGTATAGACTCTGTTCgtttttcttttgcagatcatcATGCTTACTTGCTCCCTTGTCCAACCCGGTGCTTGACGGAATCTTGGTGTCCACCCCCACAGGATTGGTTGAAGCTCAACTGCGACGTTAGAGTGGGGATGGATAGCATGTGCGCTGCAGTGGTTGCAAGGGATCACGTCGGCAAGGTGATCTGGGTTTCTACAAAAAGACTGGATTTTTCTAATGCTCTCTGTGGGGAAGTGGCGGCTTGCTGTTTGGCTATAGAGGAGGCTAAAGCTCGTGGTATTGAGTTCCTTATTGTGGAGAGTGATTCGTGGGTGGTGATCAACGCTCTCAATGGGAAGGAGTCCTGTTGGGAGCTTGATAACTATGTCTCTTTTTGTAAAAATACCTCCACCTCTTTTATTGGTTGTACTTTTCAATTTGTTCGTAGACAGTGTAATTTTatggcccataatgtg from Cannabis sativa cultivar Pink pepper isolate KNU-18-1 chromosome 4, ASM2916894v1, whole genome shotgun sequence carries:
- the LOC133036591 gene encoding uncharacterized protein LOC133036591: MTIGPRQFLNSYSACGTAPSLLNKLREQGKGQVVSPFLSIGPLAKEKEKGLVICKNNNGIFGDGPPKTLSNESFICGQEVKFHHDEKLALSNFFQTQDTLLQELKNFGSLDLYEIKAIGGDIGVPTISETNARSTPLKKRKFDGASTSLCPRPWKLLRPLPWAIRDFSWNTEKSNNATNVKEDESSGDISLSNSESIGPENWCTKGKNVISSRPMEGTFVVEDSGSFGSAHSHTPVEEMLVGGIILAWKIGFELECIAYSQNHISGIVYSDPPSHPWLLSCVYGPPYFHAKRTFWETLMETGDRFGGPWLILGDTNFVLSDSEREGSKGRDQFVPVISSLVNARGLINMPIQGERLTWDNHRSGSNHVKSALDKGLINGDWMRLFPKAVLCSFQTSNSDHRPLCLFSDGLVEKTRRSFKFEEAWTRDVRSNLVVDSAWKSVDFPWAPARVFKKIGATRVALMHWNRSQFGKLDTLISDLERRLDLIQSLPVGSRQWETERNLRATLNEARVRKEVYWKQRSRVSWLKEGDKCSKIFFLSAAIKGRRNAIDSILNKDNVWISKRELIGNEFMEFFQGIFTRTDNGIALNCNDLVRDCLSSEDQADLIRRPSLEEIRTTLFAMSSNKAPGPDGMSVLFFKHYWDSVGSDFCEAVVDFFQTGRMHKGVNTTNIVLIPKIQNPKRPNHFRPISLCNVVYKVISKIIANRIKPLLPKIICPTQAAFVPGRNIQDNNIMCCPVLMFPTSFGIGSSLNICLNGGPVGKIFPSCGLRQGDPLSPYLFIWAAEILSRILENAQNLGIIKGISRVGGPLLSHIFFADDLILVGKANAEEAKGYWDCLEKFCSWSGQKVNKMKSSIFFSKNTPNNMKQRIREMLGLGSPEGNVNYLGLPLFRSKQKDADFNFILDNLTTKLHGWKAKTLSKAGRATLIKSVGLALPLYAMQTTKLSNKLARKIDGLVRDFWWGSEKGNKGIHLKAWDKLCLPKSLGGLGFRKSKEMNQAFLAKWGWNLLTGNQSLCCRILEAKYLRGKSFLDCVPKASDSWFWKNVTKSRDVIRKGACKRVADGQDTNIWLDPWIAHLKGFTPHSSGRVVSRETKVAELLLQNGGWNIQKLHSLFNQETISAILSEGIPAGRGKDSWFWTLESNGRFSCKSAYLAQTVDSSSPREVAPSMWNKLWNSKIPERLKVLWWCILSKALPVRSVLGRRFPIEDESCPLCGTESETMEHLFLSCNVAFHLWRSSPWGIFPICDAGIRMWDWVKFLWDLKNKGINEQETFLYASIIIDTIWRTRNEKVHNNSPVDIFKCIDSVRFSFADHHAYLLPCPTRCLTESWCPPPQDWLKLNCDVRVGMDSMCAAVVARDHVGKVIWVSTKRLDFSNALCGEVAACCLAIEEAKARGIEFLIVESDSWVVINALNGKESCWELDNYVSFCKNTSTSFIGCTFQFVRRQCNFMAHNVANWAFSHQRFGSVPISSMPDIIFCNDREV